In Canis aureus isolate CA01 chromosome 12, VMU_Caureus_v.1.0, whole genome shotgun sequence, a genomic segment contains:
- the OAZ3 gene encoding LOW QUALITY PROTEIN: ornithine decarboxylase antizyme 3 (The sequence of the model RefSeq protein was modified relative to this genomic sequence to represent the inferred CDS: deleted 1 base in 1 codon), with translation TEKLPCYRSRPSAFSLSYIKRGKTRNYLYPIWSPYAYYLYCYKYRITLREKMLPCYKSITYKEREDLTLRPRSCLQCSESLAGLQVVRSTEQGDHNQFKELYSAGKLTVLATDPLLHQDPVQLDFHFRLTPQTSTHWHGLLCDHRLFLDIPYRALDQGNRESLTATLEYVEEKTNVDSVFVNFQNNRNDRGALLRAFSYMGFELVRPDHPALPPWDNVIFMVYPLERDLGHLPSEPP, from the exons ACTGAGAAACTGCCTTGTTACAGGTCAcgcccctctgccttctccctttcTTACATCAAGAGGGGAAAAACACGGAACTACCTCTACCCGATCTGGTCACCATACGCCTATTACCTTTACTGCTACAAATACCGGATCACCCTCCGGGAGAAGATGCTGCCTTGTTATAAAAG CATCACTTATAAGGAACGGGAGGACTTGACACTCCGGCCCCGTTCCTGCCTTCAGTGCTCC GAGTCCCTAGCAGGCCTTCAGGTGGTCAGAAGCACTGAGCAGGGTGATCACAACCAGTTTAAAGAATTATACTCG gctgGGAAGCTGACGGTGCTGGCTACTGACCCTCTGCTCCACCAGGACCCAGTGCAGTTAGACTTCCATTTCCGCCTCACCCCCCAGACCTCTACCCATTGGCACGGTCTTCTCTGTGACCATCGACTCTTCCTGGATATTCCATATCGGGCCTTGGATCAAGGCAACCGGGAAAG TTTGACTGCAACACTGGAGTATGTGGAGGAGAAGACCAATGTGGACTCCGTGTTTGTAAACTTCCAAAACAACCGGAATGACAGAG GTGCCCTGCTACGGGCTTTCAGCTACATGGGGTTTGAGTTGGTCAGACCAGAtcaccctgccctccctccctgggaCAATGTCATCTTTATGGTGTATCCCCTTGAAAGGGACCTTGGCCACCTGCCCAGTGAGCCTCCTTGA